TCTCGGACCGGGAGATTGAGATCCGGTGGCCGGATCAGTGGGATGGCTATATCAGAGAATATCAGATAGAACGGCGGACGCCGGGGTCAGGAAGCTGGGAGCAGGTGGGAAGCCTGCCTGCCGGTCAGGGAACGGCAGAAGGGCAGTTGTCCTGGGTGGACACCCTGGAGGACGGTTCCATCCGGCAGTATGAGTACCGGGTGCAGGCAGAGCCTTTGGATCCGGAGGCTTGTGAGGTTCAGGATGGAGAGCCGGTAATGGCCAGCAATCTTCTCCTTTGTATCGATCCAGGCCACTACGCCGGCAAGAACATGATCCAGACGGAGCCGGTTTACGCGGAGGGGGATTTCACACTGCCGCTTGCAAAGGAGCTTGAGAAGATCTTAAGAGAAGAGTATGGTGTGACCGTCAGGATGACCCGGGACTCCGGGGATATTTCCCTTGGAGGGTACAGCAATGACAGTCTGGATTCCGGACATATCAGCCTGCGGGGAGAGGCGGCTAAAGGGGCGGATCTCTTTATCTCTCTCCACACCAACGCCAATCTGGAGGGGGCCAATGGCTGTGCCACTGAGGAGCAGCCCATTTCCATTAATAAGCCCATTCTGATCCTCAATGAGCCGGCCTGTCAGGATCCTCAGGTGATTCGGCTGGCTAACCAGATCGGAAGCGGTCTTGCAAAGGCCAGTGCAGAGCTTGGGATCGCCGCGGAGGATACGTTCCAGGAAGTGGCGGACGCCGGGGAGATCCGGGAATGGACGGACGCTTACAATGACGCCACGAATGTGGAAGGCACCGTCTGCCGCAGGACGGGACAGAACGG
This window of the Massilistercora timonensis genome carries:
- a CDS encoding N-acetylmuramoyl-L-alanine amidase, which codes for MKSWMKVLLLILAGVLALGVGAFGSWYFLEKQNEQEMEEIERQAREAIKEEQTVEKEKIRIGELSFARISDREIEIRWPDQWDGYIREYQIERRTPGSGSWEQVGSLPAGQGTAEGQLSWVDTLEDGSIRQYEYRVQAEPLDPEACEVQDGEPVMASNLLLCIDPGHYAGKNMIQTEPVYAEGDFTLPLAKELEKILREEYGVTVRMTRDSGDISLGGYSNDSLDSGHISLRGEAAKGADLFISLHTNANLEGANGCATEEQPISINKPILILNEPACQDPQVIRLANQIGSGLAKASAELGIAAEDTFQEVADAGEIREWTDAYNDATNVEGTVCRRTGQNGDYYGVLRGAANVGVPGMIIEHGFHTVPEMRGTAKAGELAKAWARADAEGIAEGFGFL